The genomic DNA TCGTCATCAGGCGCTACCAGCCCTGCAGCGGTTGCTGGTCAAGGCGTTGGCCGACAAACAGGCGGTGGCGTTTTCCGGTGACGTGATGGTGATGAAGGTGATCGGCGGCTGATCTGGCGCAAAAGCTGCATCCGCCGGCTATTCGCCGGTTTTTCGTCGCCGGTCACTGGAGGAAAGATGCGTAGCCTGGTCTTGCTGCTGGCGCTTATGGCGCTGGGCGGCTGCATGAATGTCAGCGATATGGGCGAGGGCGTCCGTTACCACATGAGCGATGCCGGCCTGCTGGATCACAGCGACACACGCCGCACGCTGTCGATTCGCCTGCAGCCCGATTCGTTCATCTTCATCGGCCAGGGCGCCTTCATGCCGCCAAGCAAAGGGCCAGTACCGAAGCAGAACGTGGTTGCCGAGGAGGCCTTCAAGAGCTTCGTCGAGTATTTCCCGCTGGTACGGCGCGCCCAGGGCCCGCTGGGCCTCGAAGAGGCCATCGCCGAGGCCCGCTCGGTCGGCGCCGACTATGTGCTGTATACCCGTTTTGCCCGCACCGACGACCGTATCGGCAA from Pseudomonas putida includes the following:
- a CDS encoding DUF4823 domain-containing protein, whose protein sequence is MRSLVLLLALMALGGCMNVSDMGEGVRYHMSDAGLLDHSDTRRTLSIRLQPDSFIFIGQGAFMPPSKGPVPKQNVVAEEAFKSFVEYFPLVRRAQGPLGLEEAIAEARSVGADYVLYTRFARTDDRIGNGDEWYDEQAVDRLGWDTGVVQMMLIETSTRYLIDTARIKSRGGLLTFHDNAPQDLLAAPMREYARSLLGMSE